One stretch of Gopherus flavomarginatus isolate rGopFla2 chromosome 2, rGopFla2.mat.asm, whole genome shotgun sequence DNA includes these proteins:
- the RRS1 gene encoding ribosome biogenesis regulatory protein homolog produces MAALCVEELLARAEQRAAEPHPSVAVEKELELEFDLGNLLALDRNVPPSMPRAAGAQRESRLRSLARDNTQLLVAQLWGLPAERAEGATGPLVAQLPEPSYRLPREKPLPRPRPPTRWEQFARLKGIRRRKRTSLVWDEAAKQWRRRWGYKRAGGDPARDWLIEVPAGADPNEDQFAKRLREKREKVARNEFNRLRNIARGALPGRGLHPTGHQSRAELGRATQVARVSTASLGRFQPRLPKESPAPPPRGGKKRHFEPLLGDLAAERSRQLELLRGLGSKKPPLDLTRAVNKQLREEDAQAAADKGKKRGQRGKRGRQRPGGGKGKKGGARRQQQRRPAGRKRS; encoded by the coding sequence ATGGCGGCGCTGTGCGTGGAGGAGTTGCTGGCTCGCGCGGAGCAGCGCGCGGCGGAGCCGCACCCGAGTGTCgcggtggagaaggaactggagctggagttcgacCTGGGGAACCTGCTCGCTCTGGACCGGAACGTGCCACCCTCGATGCCGCGCGCCGCGGGGGCCCAGCGCGAGAGCCGCCTGCGCTCGCTGGCCCGGGACAACACGCAGCTGCTGGTGGCCCAGCTGTGGGGGCTGCCGGCGGAGCGCGCCGAGGGGGCGACGGGGCCGCTGGTGGCGCAGCTGCCCGAGCCCTCCTACCGCCTGCCCCGGGAGAAGCCCCTGCCGCGGCCCCGGCCGCCCACCCGCTGGGAGCAGTTCGCCCGGCTGAAGGGTATCCGGCGGCGCAAGCGCACGTCGCTGGTGTGGGACGAGGCGGCCAAGCAGTGGCGGCGGCGCTGGGGCTACAAGCGGGCCGGCGGGGACCCCGCCCGGGACTGGCTCATCGAGGTGCCGGCCGGCGCCGACCCCAACGAGGACCAGTTCGCCAAGCGGCTCCGCGAGAAGCGCGAGAAAGTGGCGCGCAACGAGTTCAACCGCCTCCGCAACATCGCCCGGGGCGCCCTGCCCGGCCGCGGCCTCCACCCCACCGGCCACCAGAGCCGCGCCGAGCTGGGCCGCGCCACGCAAGTGGCCCGCGTTTCCACCGCCTCCCTGGGCCGCTTCCAGCCCCGGCTGCCCAAGGAGTCGCCCGCGCCCCCGCCCAGGGGCGGCAAGAAGCGGCACTTCGAGCCGCTGCTCGGTGACCTGGCGGCCGAGAGGAGCCGGCAGCTGGAGCTGTTGCGGGGCCTGGGCAGCAAGAAGCCGCCGCTCGACCTGACACGCGCCGTCAACAAGCAGCTGCGCGAGGAGGACGCCCAGGCGGCCGCGGACAAGGGCAAGAAGCGCGGGCAGCGGGGCAAGCGGGGCCGGCAGCGCCCGGGAGGCGGCAAGGGCAAGAAAGGCGGGGCCCGGCGTCAGCAGCAGCGGCGCCCGGCGGGCAGAAAGAGGAGCTGA